A window of Clostridia bacterium contains these coding sequences:
- a CDS encoding prepilin-type N-terminal cleavage/methylation domain-containing protein, with product MTRRLKASASQAGFSLLEMMVVVGILVVVMGAVFQQVNTVQKRYKAEEQKLDLTQESREFLDQVIRDLHQAGYPNSKMFGAGILAATPANDLRNAVGLVRFAYDEIQFEGDVDGDGTVDSVDYRLVQDADGNCPCRVERSQVPKADATAPTAQLVSPNSELLDVVNSGGANGSGTDVAGYTIGGYTGTSPNNTVYAAYKTANVFTAYDALGNAVGPADFSTPAGRAVLKSIRTIKININVLGSQADMQTGMRPAITLAGSARIPGN from the coding sequence ATGACACGCAGGCTGAAGGCAAGTGCTTCGCAAGCCGGTTTCTCACTGCTGGAAATGATGGTCGTGGTGGGCATCCTGGTTGTGGTGATGGGCGCCGTATTCCAGCAAGTCAACACGGTGCAGAAGCGCTACAAGGCGGAAGAGCAAAAGCTCGACCTGACCCAGGAGTCGCGCGAATTCCTCGACCAGGTCATCCGCGACCTGCACCAGGCCGGGTATCCGAATTCCAAGATGTTTGGCGCGGGTATCCTCGCCGCGACTCCGGCGAATGATCTCAGGAACGCCGTGGGCTTGGTGAGGTTTGCGTACGACGAGATCCAGTTTGAAGGCGATGTCGATGGGGACGGCACGGTGGACAGCGTGGATTACAGGCTCGTGCAGGATGCGGATGGCAATTGTCCTTGCCGCGTCGAGCGGAGCCAGGTTCCCAAAGCGGACGCGACTGCGCCGACCGCACAACTTGTATCTCCAAATTCCGAACTACTGGACGTCGTGAACAGCGGTGGCGCGAACGGCTCGGGGACGGACGTCGCCGGCTACACCATCGGTGGGTACACAGGCACCTCTCCTAACAACACGGTGTACGCGGCTTACAAAACCGCCAACGTCTTCACGGCCTATGATGCGCTGGGGAATGCCGTGGGACCAGCCGATTTCAGCACGCCAGCGGGCCGTGCGGTACTGAAGTCGATTCGCACCATCAAGATCAATATCAATGTTCTTGGGAGCCAGGCTGATATGCAGACCGGTATGCGTCCGGCGATCACATTGGCTGGCAGCGCGCGCATTCCTGGAAATTAG